The following coding sequences lie in one Helicoverpa zea isolate HzStark_Cry1AcR chromosome 2, ilHelZeax1.1, whole genome shotgun sequence genomic window:
- the LOC124643804 gene encoding uncharacterized protein LOC124643804, whose product MITQLLVLFCVCACVVADNAAPAPPYLQHLTAMYTEGEIVVEEVLPLLDDIPYLDSPQRHFAAILYFINTAARARSGCVVTKYNEEYVKLVNSSALEGFANPQAAVDELADLMTTLQQKLKKIVYLIEDTDPDMEDNKRNALVDQRIKADLASYETPAAMFIAAGEAAMKAEDLNKEIYRAAYDLSALKFIINGADKLREIIEATAALHRALNGFRQC is encoded by the exons ATGATAACGCAACTGTTAGTTTTGTTCTGCGTTTGCGCATGCGTGGTAGCTGATaacgctgcgcccgcgccgccgtaCCTCCAACATCTGACAGCCATGTATACGGAAGGTGAAATAGTCGTGGAAGAGGTCTT ACCCCTGTTGGACGACATACCGTACCTGGACAGTCCTCAACGACATTTTGCTGCAATATTGTACTTTATTAACACTGCAGCTCGAGCGAGATCTGGCTGTGT TGTTACGAAGTATAATGAAGAATACGTGAAACTCGTCAACAGCTCGGCGCTCGAGGGGTTCGCTAACCCACAAGCCGCAGTAGATGAACTTGCTGATCTAATGACAACTTTAcaacagaaattaaaaaaa atagTATACCTGATAGAAGACACAGACCCTGACATGGAAGACAACAAACGCAATGCATTAGTTGACCAGCGCATTAAAGCTGATTTAGCGTCCTATGAAACACCAGCTGCAATGTTCATAGCTGCCGGTGAAGCTGCAATGAAAGCTGAAGATCTTAACAAAGAAATTTATAGAGCCGCGTATGATTTAAGTGctttaaaattcattattaaTGGAGCTGACAAACTGAGAGAAATTATAGAGGCTACTGCTGCACTTCATCGAGCACTTAATGGCTTTCGTCAATGCTGA